The following coding sequences are from one Bacteroidales bacterium window:
- a CDS encoding class I SAM-dependent methyltransferase — protein sequence MANYTLIEKATEENFTEEAYLAANFDVAIAIKKGVAASGRQHFELFGKEEGRNIRLPISTIVDAKICKQEKVKPLLRNDMPYIETENLNFDFLSDDFRETYNIVDTDMVSSNIYEPFVLDLINKYEHGLILDCGAGQRDIYYDNVVNLEIVDYDTTDVLAVGEQLPFKDNAFDALISLSVLEHVKDPFLCAKEIARVLKPGGELLCSVPFLQPYHGYPHHYYNMTSRGLENLFDGLLITDKTDISPYGLPIWSLTWILRNWANGLKDEAKEEFLRMKVSELLEEGDKYYHKAFVRELEREKNFELANATLLFAHKKNNLIFG from the coding sequence ATGGCTAATTATACATTAATTGAGAAAGCTACAGAAGAAAATTTTACGGAAGAAGCCTACCTGGCTGCAAATTTCGATGTCGCCATTGCCATTAAAAAAGGAGTAGCCGCCTCGGGACGCCAGCATTTTGAACTTTTCGGCAAAGAAGAAGGAAGGAACATACGACTGCCAATCTCTACCATTGTTGATGCTAAAATATGCAAACAGGAAAAAGTGAAACCTTTGCTGCGTAATGATATGCCTTATATCGAAACGGAAAACCTGAATTTTGATTTTTTAAGTGACGATTTCCGTGAAACTTATAATATTGTGGATACCGATATGGTCAGCAGCAATATTTACGAGCCTTTTGTTTTGGATTTAATAAACAAATATGAACACGGCCTCATACTTGACTGCGGGGCAGGGCAGAGAGATATTTATTATGATAATGTGGTAAACCTTGAGATTGTGGATTACGACACTACTGATGTATTAGCTGTTGGGGAACAACTACCATTTAAGGATAATGCTTTTGACGCACTTATCTCTCTTTCAGTCTTAGAGCATGTGAAAGATCCGTTTTTATGTGCTAAAGAAATTGCACGGGTGTTAAAACCAGGTGGGGAATTGTTGTGTAGCGTGCCTTTCCTTCAGCCTTACCATGGTTACCCTCACCATTATTATAATATGACAAGCCGTGGCCTTGAAAACCTTTTCGATGGGTTACTCATTACAGACAAAACCGATATAAGCCCTTATGGCTTGCCTATCTGGTCGCTCACATGGATTTTGAGAAACTGGGCAAATGGATTGAAGGATGAGGCTAAAGAGGAATTCCTTCGGATGAAAGTATCTGAATTGTTGGAAGAAGGTGACAAATATTACCACAAGGCATTTGTAAGAGAACTGGAGCGGGAGAAAAATTTTGAACTGGCCAATGCTACTTTATTATTTGCTCATAAAAAAAATAATCTGATATTTGGATGA
- a CDS encoding B12-binding domain-containing radical SAM protein, translating into MIKRILLIDVDIFGDPKYVYFSHHPVGLMYLVSTAREKFPEIEFSVFHTSTSKDPVKSVESLVRSFDPDMVGLRALSTAKVPFKLVSEKVRELKPDIPIVAGGPYPSTCFEDILRDNMANIVVIGEGEVTFTELISHLMNSPLIPHEIKGTAVLEDETVRVNEARPYIKDINSIPFPDYDFINLDDYRGIKNQALQEVSKCAFVLATRGCPYDCFYCHQLFGKRIRRRSAENVVTEMKERRDKRGIFNFVFLDDTFNVPMPAAKELLALIIKELPDVRVNFPNGFRADQVDEEMIDLLEQARTVEMALAVESAVPRLQKLIGKNLDVDKASVAIHAASRRFITRTLFIIGFPTETYEEAMQTINYAGSFEYVAQPMLSVLRIYNNSRVFNLLKPTEEQYRQIAEQEKRVIHLEMFNDIEFYGDLFPREKVPLTSNDLKELLGYWMRYVNINTKRIQKSYQVIKKHFDTEKILEYYRNVFDKPKFNENDLKKLLEI; encoded by the coding sequence ATGATAAAAAGAATACTTTTAATAGATGTTGATATTTTCGGGGATCCCAAGTATGTATATTTTAGCCATCATCCCGTAGGGTTGATGTATCTTGTTTCAACTGCCAGAGAAAAATTTCCCGAGATAGAGTTTAGCGTTTTTCATACCTCAACAAGCAAGGATCCTGTAAAAAGTGTGGAATCTCTTGTCCGGTCATTCGATCCCGATATGGTTGGCCTCAGGGCGCTATCAACAGCCAAGGTTCCTTTTAAACTTGTGTCAGAAAAGGTACGTGAACTTAAACCTGATATTCCAATAGTAGCCGGAGGGCCATACCCATCAACATGTTTTGAAGATATTTTACGAGATAATATGGCAAACATCGTCGTGATAGGAGAGGGAGAAGTAACTTTTACAGAGTTGATAAGTCATCTTATGAATTCCCCGTTAATTCCTCATGAAATAAAAGGCACTGCTGTGTTGGAAGACGAAACTGTGCGGGTGAATGAAGCGCGCCCTTATATAAAAGATATTAATAGTATTCCTTTTCCGGATTATGATTTTATTAATCTGGATGATTATCGGGGCATTAAAAATCAGGCTTTGCAGGAAGTGTCTAAATGTGCCTTTGTTCTGGCTACGCGCGGATGCCCCTATGATTGTTTTTATTGCCACCAGTTGTTCGGAAAAAGAATACGGCGGCGATCTGCTGAAAACGTGGTTACTGAGATGAAAGAGCGGCGTGACAAGCGCGGTATTTTCAATTTTGTCTTTCTGGACGACACTTTCAATGTCCCAATGCCTGCTGCTAAAGAGCTACTGGCGTTGATCATTAAAGAACTACCTGATGTCAGGGTGAATTTTCCAAACGGGTTTCGTGCCGACCAGGTGGATGAAGAAATGATAGACCTCCTTGAACAAGCTCGAACAGTGGAAATGGCGCTGGCTGTTGAAAGCGCTGTGCCCCGTTTACAAAAGCTGATAGGAAAAAACCTGGATGTAGATAAAGCATCAGTAGCGATACATGCCGCATCGAGGCGCTTTATAACCCGGACACTTTTTATCATCGGATTCCCGACCGAAACCTACGAAGAAGCGATGCAGACCATCAATTATGCAGGTTCCTTTGAATATGTTGCACAACCCATGCTGAGCGTGTTACGGATATATAATAACTCCAGAGTCTTCAATTTGCTGAAACCAACAGAAGAGCAATACCGGCAGATAGCTGAACAGGAAAAAAGAGTCATACACCTGGAAATGTTTAATGATATTGAGTTTTACGGCGATCTTTTTCCAAGGGAAAAAGTGCCCCTGACAAGTAATGATTTAAAAGAGCTTCTGGGTTACTGGATGCGTTATGTCAACATTAACACTAAACGTATTCAGAAAAGTTACCAGGTGATAAAAAAACATTTCGACACTGAAAAGATACTGGAATATTACAGGAATGTTTTTGATAAACCGAAATTTAACGAGAACGACCTGAAAAAGCTGCTAGAAATATGA
- a CDS encoding B12-binding domain-containing radical SAM protein encodes MSKLAINIIFAAGRAHFNVVGIMINRVLLIDVEVFEDKDDPGTLHYSHHPVGLLYLVSAARKSFPDIQFKVFHTYTYKDPLKRIEELLFSYNPDIVGLRALSTAKSTFKLVADKIRELKPELPIIGGGPYSSASYAEILLNGCVDIAVIGEGEDTFVELIDRLMESDSIPGDIRGTAVLRDEKVFVNDPRPLIKDIDTIVFPDYSYIDLKDYVGIRDHTMQDTSKPAYILSSRGCPYGCFYCHQIFGKRIRRRSAENVVAEMRERKESLGISDFVFLDDLFNVPMQEAKKVLSLITKELPGVRLNFPNGLRVDQMDEEMLDLFEKAGTVEMALAVETATPRLQKMMGKNLDLKKAEKVIHAASKRFITRIFYMIGFPTETFDEAMDTVRFAASFEYVAQPTLSMLRLYNNSRLFNILKPTEEQFAAIAHQEKKVLHLQMFGEVEFYGDFFPDDKVPLKSDDIKELLYIWMRDVLTNPLRVQKSHQVLKKYLDEKTTIEFYASLFNRSKFNEKDLQNLLKY; translated from the coding sequence GTGTCAAAATTAGCAATAAATATTATATTTGCAGCTGGAAGGGCACATTTTAATGTCGTTGGTATAATGATAAACAGGGTACTTTTAATTGATGTTGAAGTTTTCGAGGACAAGGATGATCCCGGAACCCTTCATTACAGTCATCATCCTGTCGGGCTTTTGTATCTTGTTTCTGCAGCCAGAAAATCGTTTCCTGATATTCAGTTTAAAGTTTTTCATACTTATACTTACAAAGATCCACTAAAACGTATTGAAGAGCTTTTGTTTTCGTATAATCCTGATATTGTTGGGTTAAGGGCTTTATCCACAGCTAAATCTACCTTTAAGTTGGTGGCAGATAAAATCAGGGAATTGAAGCCCGAACTGCCGATAATAGGCGGCGGGCCTTATTCCTCCGCTTCTTATGCTGAAATTTTATTGAATGGGTGTGTTGACATCGCTGTAATCGGAGAAGGTGAAGACACTTTTGTGGAACTGATCGACCGTCTGATGGAATCAGATTCCATACCAGGTGATATTAGGGGAACTGCTGTACTCAGAGATGAAAAGGTTTTTGTTAATGATCCGCGTCCTTTGATAAAGGATATTGATACTATTGTATTTCCGGATTATAGTTATATAGACCTGAAAGATTATGTTGGTATACGAGATCATACCATGCAGGATACTTCCAAACCCGCATATATTTTAAGCTCACGCGGTTGCCCTTACGGTTGTTTTTACTGTCACCAGATTTTTGGAAAGAGGATTCGGCGCCGGTCAGCGGAAAATGTTGTTGCCGAAATGCGGGAACGCAAAGAAAGTCTGGGAATTAGTGATTTTGTATTTCTGGATGACCTTTTTAATGTTCCCATGCAGGAGGCGAAAAAAGTGTTATCTTTAATTACTAAAGAACTACCTGGCGTTCGGCTGAATTTCCCGAATGGGTTGCGTGTCGACCAGATGGATGAAGAAATGCTTGACCTTTTTGAAAAGGCAGGTACTGTTGAAATGGCACTGGCTGTGGAAACAGCTACACCACGCTTGCAAAAAATGATGGGAAAGAACCTAGACCTGAAAAAAGCTGAAAAAGTAATTCATGCAGCATCAAAAAGGTTTATTACCCGCATATTTTATATGATAGGATTTCCAACAGAAACTTTTGATGAAGCAATGGATACTGTCAGGTTTGCTGCTTCATTTGAATATGTTGCCCAACCCACTTTAAGCATGTTACGATTGTATAATAATTCCAGACTATTTAATATTCTTAAGCCTACAGAAGAACAATTTGCTGCCATCGCCCATCAGGAAAAAAAAGTATTGCACCTGCAGATGTTTGGGGAAGTGGAATTTTACGGCGATTTTTTTCCGGATGACAAAGTGCCGTTAAAAAGCGATGATATCAAAGAACTCCTGTATATATGGATGCGCGATGTTTTAACCAACCCCCTGCGAGTGCAGAAAAGCCATCAGGTTTTAAAGAAATATCTTGATGAGAAAACGACCATAGAATTTTATGCAAGCCTTTTTAACAGGTCGAAATTTAATGAAAAAGACCTGCAAAACCTGCTTAAATATTAA
- a CDS encoding HAD-IIIC family phosphatase: protein MKDFTHLRKNLKKDFSGLIQVKVAVLGDTSTQFLAEAIRSMGYEKDFNIVMWEADYNQIERQVFDNTSELYKYKPEIIIIFQSSHKLLSKFNKLQPNQYNTLARTELGIIDNTCNTLFHNLNTKIIFYNYSEINDAVFGNYSNKTESSFLFQLRKLNYELMEYAIKNHDFYLCDLSAIQNRFGRAVFFQPSVYVNAEMVLSIDVLPEVASKTIDIISALRGKFIKCVILDLDNTTWGGIIGEDGIENIQLGSLGIGKAFTEFQYWIKKLKNRGIIIAVCSKNSEHIAKEPFEKHPDMVLQLKDIAVFIANWGNKVDNIIQIQSILNIGYDSMVFIDDSPFERNIVRESLPDVCVPELPEDPADYLEYLYGLNLFETTSVSGADAERTRQYQIEAQRSIVQQKFTNEDDYLKSLNMLSVVEPFNKYNTPRVAQLSQRSNQFNLRTVRFTETDIKKIAESETHFTFAFTLEDKFGDNGLTGVIILQKEDTDTVFINTWFMSCRILKRRMEQFMLNTIASFSIDNGYSYLKGEYIPTIKNEMVKEHYKNLGFEKSGEFWVLPLKDYEYRKCFINRKLGE, encoded by the coding sequence ATGAAAGATTTCACTCACTTACGAAAAAATTTAAAGAAAGATTTTTCGGGTTTAATACAGGTAAAAGTGGCTGTGTTAGGCGACACCTCAACACAGTTTTTAGCTGAGGCCATTCGTAGCATGGGATATGAAAAAGACTTCAACATTGTGATGTGGGAAGCCGATTATAACCAAATTGAAAGGCAGGTGTTTGATAACACATCTGAATTATATAAATACAAACCAGAAATTATAATCATTTTCCAGTCTTCGCATAAATTACTATCCAAATTTAATAAGCTACAGCCGAATCAATACAACACACTTGCCCGAACAGAATTAGGGATAATTGATAATACATGCAACACTTTATTCCACAACCTCAACACAAAAATAATTTTTTACAATTATTCAGAAATCAACGATGCTGTTTTTGGCAATTATTCCAATAAAACTGAATCGTCATTTTTATTTCAACTTAGAAAACTCAACTACGAGTTAATGGAATATGCCATTAAAAATCATGATTTCTATTTGTGTGACCTTTCTGCGATACAGAACAGGTTTGGCAGGGCTGTTTTTTTTCAGCCATCAGTATACGTGAATGCTGAAATGGTACTTAGCATTGATGTTCTGCCAGAAGTGGCTTCCAAAACCATTGATATCATCAGCGCATTACGTGGGAAGTTCATAAAGTGCGTGATCCTCGACCTGGACAATACCACTTGGGGCGGAATCATCGGTGAGGACGGGATTGAAAATATTCAACTTGGCAGCCTCGGCATCGGAAAAGCCTTTACCGAATTCCAGTACTGGATAAAAAAACTCAAGAACAGGGGAATCATCATCGCAGTTTGCAGTAAAAACAGCGAGCACATCGCAAAAGAACCTTTTGAAAAACATCCCGACATGGTTCTGCAACTGAAAGATATTGCTGTATTTATTGCTAACTGGGGCAACAAGGTGGATAACATCATTCAGATCCAGAGCATCCTGAACATAGGTTATGATTCGATGGTCTTTATAGATGACAGCCCTTTTGAAAGAAATATCGTGAGAGAAAGCCTGCCTGATGTTTGTGTGCCGGAATTGCCCGAAGACCCGGCAGATTACCTGGAGTATCTTTATGGGCTGAACCTGTTTGAAACAACATCTGTTTCCGGCGCAGATGCTGAAAGAACCAGGCAATATCAGATTGAAGCACAGAGGAGTATCGTACAGCAAAAATTTACCAATGAAGATGACTATCTGAAAAGCCTGAATATGCTGTCAGTGGTTGAACCATTTAATAAATATAACACACCCAGAGTCGCTCAACTTTCTCAACGCTCAAATCAGTTTAACCTCAGGACTGTTCGCTTCACGGAAACTGATATTAAAAAAATTGCAGAGTCTGAAACCCATTTTACTTTTGCATTTACCCTTGAAGATAAGTTTGGAGATAACGGATTGACAGGCGTGATAATCCTTCAAAAAGAAGACACCGATACGGTTTTTATTAATACATGGTTTATGAGTTGCAGGATTTTAAAAAGAAGGATGGAACAATTTATGCTTAACACGATTGCATCATTTAGCATTGATAACGGATACAGTTACTTGAAAGGAGAATATATTCCAACAATAAAAAATGAAATGGTGAAAGAACATTATAAAAATTTAGGATTTGAAAAATCAGGAGAATTTTGGGTGTTACCTTTAAAAGATTATGAGTATAGAAAGTGTTTTATTAACAGGAAATTAGGTGAATAA
- a CDS encoding acyl carrier protein — protein MERNEILKQVNEIFIDVLDKDTIVLNDNTTANDIEEWDSLAHIRLVVTIEKKFNAHFSSKEIQSWDNVGEMIDCICEKVK, from the coding sequence ATGGAAAGAAACGAAATTTTAAAACAAGTCAACGAAATCTTTATTGATGTCCTCGACAAGGATACTATCGTTTTAAATGACAATACAACCGCCAATGACATCGAAGAATGGGACTCACTGGCTCATATACGCCTGGTAGTAACTATCGAAAAAAAATTCAATGCTCATTTTTCATCAAAGGAAATTCAAAGCTGGGATAATGTGGGTGAGATGATTGATTGTATTTGTGAGAAAGTGAAATAA
- a CDS encoding class I SAM-dependent methyltransferase yields the protein MQKTLDYIIDSISSKNKLHAKKIKNNIKNFDEEYYTRADNFFKKYLTILQKDNKTIDYAIDCYLQMIADINYETVQFAKTGEYSSKSFEEVNKRVYSNPEVMKYYVHGILMSQFLWAHHYKIHTFFSKIIKENSNHISRYLEVGGGHGLYASEAIKIIGKQSTFHLVDISQSSLELAKMMIDNDTVSYFHSDIFHFEPCTKYDFITMGEVLEHVEEPGKLLKKLYDLLEDNGKLFITAPTNGPTIDHIYLFKNADEIRNLIASAGYFIEKEYCVYAEDVSPEIAEKYKVSMMFAGILKKK from the coding sequence ATGCAAAAAACCCTGGATTATATTATTGATAGCATAAGTTCGAAGAACAAATTACATGCTAAAAAAATAAAAAACAACATAAAAAACTTTGACGAAGAGTATTACACACGTGCTGACAATTTCTTCAAAAAATACCTGACTATACTTCAAAAAGACAATAAAACCATTGATTACGCTATAGATTGCTACCTTCAGATGATTGCAGATATCAATTATGAAACGGTGCAGTTTGCTAAAACGGGAGAATATTCCAGTAAGTCATTCGAAGAAGTAAATAAAAGGGTTTACAGCAACCCTGAAGTGATGAAGTATTATGTTCATGGCATCCTTATGTCACAGTTTTTATGGGCACACCATTACAAAATTCATACATTCTTCAGCAAAATCATCAAAGAAAACAGCAACCACATTTCACGTTATCTTGAGGTGGGCGGAGGACATGGCCTATACGCATCCGAAGCCATTAAAATAATCGGCAAACAATCTACATTTCATTTGGTAGATATCAGTCAAAGCTCACTTGAACTGGCAAAGATGATGATTGATAACGACACCGTCAGTTATTTTCACTCGGACATTTTTCATTTTGAACCCTGCACCAAATATGATTTTATTACCATGGGAGAAGTTCTGGAGCATGTGGAAGAGCCCGGGAAACTTTTAAAAAAATTATATGACTTACTTGAAGATAACGGAAAATTATTTATAACCGCCCCTACCAATGGCCCTACCATTGACCATATTTATCTTTTCAAAAATGCTGACGAAATAAGAAATTTGATTGCGTCTGCAGGTTATTTTATTGAAAAAGAGTACTGTGTATATGCTGAGGATGTTAGCCCGGAAATTGCTGAAAAATATAAGGTATCTATGATGTTTGCAGGGATTCTGAAGAAAAAATAG